The genomic DNA AAAAAGGATTTCAAAAAACCTTGGCAGAATTGTAATCAGGGACTTTGAAGGAGGCGATGGCTTTTGTGGATGGGAGGATCTCAGTGAATGTGACTGTTGTCAAAACCTGCCAAGCAAAAACATACAAACACGGTTAACAGATTGACATTGTTTTAGATGAAAAAGTGTTTGCTGAATCTccctactactactactactactcacACTAGAATCAGTGTCGATCTTGACATCAAACAAAGCATTCTTGTACTTGTATTGTGTGGCAACATCAGCAGCATGAACTCCTCCTTTCTTCAGAGCAGTAGAAGTAAGGGCCTAAACAAAAGAACACAGACAAGAAAATAAGGCTCTCCATTAGTGCAATTATACATGGAGATAAGCTGCCTACATTATTAGGCTTTCCAGCAAGATACAAGAGATAATTCTACAGCAAAGCTACACCCACAGAGATACAACAAAGCTATACCAACGTTGACCTCATTTGCACTCATTCTCGAACATATATTTCTCAAACATACTAATTTCATCCAACACTCATCTTGTCACTTACATCCAATTACCCAAGATCTAGTACAGAACGTATGAAATCGATTTTAACAAGTACAAGATCGATAAGACCAAGAACATATACTCATTAAAAGCTGCTAAATGCAAACGACACAGAACAATATCACAGATACACAACgatagaaaaagaatataaacaaacatacTCAGATGAATCTAACGAAAACCTAGGAATACAAAAAACACCAGCACGCCGGATGCATCGATATAACAAAACGTACCACGCCGGAGGCACTGTAAGTGGAAATACTGAATTTCTGATCGGTGTTGTAGTCTCTCGTCAACAGATCTACCAACAaagggaaacaaacaaaaaaaacaacggAATCAGCTTACAAAAATCAACAGAATCACCCAAACCCAAATCAAAAGAATCTGACCATCTTTTCTAGCGTACAAGAAAAGATTCGAAACACCGGAACTTCTAATCAGTGAACAGGCATAAATGCAAGCAACAACTGCGTTGTAATTTCAACCGGAATCGAAACGACGAGAGATTTGATAATAAATAGACGAAAGAAGCGATAAGATGATTTTTACCTTTGGCTTTTTTGCCGATATCGGCGAAGAGTCCTGGACCTTTGCTCATGGTTGATCGGAGATGATGGTATAGATCGTCGAAGATTTGAGAGGAGAAGCGGTGAAGATAGAACAATACgtcttgttatttttatttttttctgtgtaGTGGTAGACGAAAATAAATAGTGAAATCATTTACTATAATTACAGCCTGTCACATTCTTTAGTGACAAACCACTCACAATCGTTGATGTGGCATCATAGCATAAGATGCCGGTTAATCGAATCGCTTTTGTTAATGAGGCCTACTAGTACACGGAAGGTCTTGAGTTCGAATCCAGGGCGAGGCCATCTTTATTTTCTAATTCTCTCAAGTTTCTAGAAAGATGTAAATGTTGGGCCTATAGCCTACTGGGTTTGTTAACAAATTAAGACCCATCcaataaacatgtaaatgttGGGCTTCGAGACTAATGGGCTTGTCATCAAATTACGGCCCATCCAAAGTGACTATTGAACCCTATACTAATCACAAAATCGTGAAGGTTTGGGGATCTGATTACGCCGATTGCATCATCTAAAAACAATGGCGACGAACAAAATCGTTCGTTTGATCGCACCAAGCGGATCCGTCTCCTCTAGATTCATGGAGCCAGTGTCACGTTTTTTTAGCTCCggtactcctcctcctccaccgcaaGCTCAATCTCAGACTCCGAATCAGGATAACGTGAAGCCAGATCAGAATcttcaagagaaggaagaggaagaagaagaaggaggtgaGGAGTTTATGAACAAAGATACTGGTGAGATCGGAGGACCTAGAGGTCCTGAACCGACTCGGTACGGCGACTGGGAACAACGTGGTCGATGCTCTGATTTCTGAGGCGATCCTTATAAAATAGTAGGTTGGTTCTTGGAAAAATTTGGGGAACAAATTCGTTTGATATATATGTGTTTATGTAATTGCAAATAAGggagaagagtgaagaagaaactttaGTTTAAGTTCAAATTCTTAATATTCTTCT from Camelina sativa cultivar DH55 chromosome 2, Cs, whole genome shotgun sequence includes the following:
- the LOC104744602 gene encoding succinate dehydrogenase assembly factor 4, mitochondrial-like, which gives rise to MATNKIVRLIAPSGSVSSRFMEPVSRFFSSGTPPPPPQAQSQTPNQDNVKPDQNLQEKEEEEEEGGEEFMNKDTGEIGGPRGPEPTRYGDWEQRGRCSDF